One Hordeum vulgare subsp. vulgare chromosome 4H, MorexV3_pseudomolecules_assembly, whole genome shotgun sequence DNA window includes the following coding sequences:
- the LOC123449473 gene encoding kinesin-like protein KIN-UA isoform X1 encodes MCFSDMCRVRVALRIRPKNAGELAQGADFDTCVELQPECKKLKLKKNNWASESYQFDEIFGENSSQKRIYEVVAKPVVESVLEGYNGTVMAYGQTGTGKTYTVGQLGKDDPSERGIMVRALEHIFSSMSLETDSVAVSYLQLYLESVQDLLAPEKTNIPIVEDPKTGEVSLPGAAIVEIKDLEHVFQLLQIGETNRRAANTKMNTESSRSHAILIIHLHRSLKIKEENTASIPSDAQYTLPGDLPLVLKSKLLIVDLAGSERIDKSGSEGHMIEEAKFINLSLSSLGKCINALAENSLHIPTRDSKLTRMLRDSFGGTARTSLVVTIGPSARHYSETSSTVLFGQRAMKIVNTIRLKEEVDYETLYKKVENEVDRLTSEMERQQKLGHREKMQMEKRLKESETFLNDLKMTSSMQIENLEKEKHQFEYAIKRLMQELEEKEGKNNVLSEKIVHLEASLNEKKQQQLESFSTTQTLAETTKAHEKKVGELLRQLEEERSRSASMKGHFNVLEQQLSDAQSSAQFQEDTARELKRELSKITKTFTSQVHSLEEKISQLISEKELMYKELKSTQAKVQDEARHRQSLEAEVLRLKRPKTDNCAEESKTLCGMVRTGSGLGSEAFMSKSGNLKETLASQRGTISKIFEEVGLPNVLALLKSEELEVQIHAVKVVANLAAEDINQEKIVEEGGLDALLSLLETSENTTIHRATAGAIANLAMNVSNQALIMNKGGARLLANVASKTDDPQTMRMVAGAIANLCGNEKWHVMLKQDGGIKALLGMFQTGHNDVIAQIARGLANFAKCESRVISQGHKKGRSLLIEDGVLSWIMANSTMFPPSTRRHIELAFCHLAQNVENSRDIIITGGIKELLRISRESPREDARNLAKKALNSNPAFLKEIQ; translated from the exons ATGTGTTTCTCAGATATGTGCAGAGTGAGAGTTGCTCTAAGGATCCGGCCGAAGAACGCTGGTGAATTAGCTCAGGGTGCCGACTTCGATACTTGTGTTGAGTTGCAGCCCGAG TGTAAGAAGCTGAAGCTTAAGAAAAATAATTGGGCTTCTGAATCCTATCAATTTGATGAGATCTTTGGTGAAAATTCTTCACAAAAACGTATATATGAGGTCGTCGCAAAGCCTGTAGTCGAG agtgtattAGAAGGATATAATGGGACAGTGATGGCTTACGGTCAAACAGGTACTGGCAAGACATACACGGTTGGTCAGCTTGGAAAAGACGACCCTTCTGAACGTGGTATAATGGTCAGAGCGTTGGAGCATATTTTTTCTAGCATGTCTTTGGAGACGGATAGTGTGGCTGTATCATATCTCCAG CTATACTTGGAATCTGTTCAAGATTTACTGGCCCCAGAGAAGACTAATATTCCAATAGTAGAGGATCCAAAAACTGGGGAAGTTTCATTGCCAGGTGCTGCGATAGTTGAAATCAAAGATCTTGAACATGTTTTTCAACTTCTGCAAATTGGTGAGACGAATCGTCGTGCTGCGAATACGAAGATGAACACCGAGTCATCTCGCAGTCACGCTATTCTAATT ATTCATCTACATagaagtttaaaaataaaagaagaaaatacTGCCTCTATCCCTAGTGACGCACAATATACTCTTCCGGGTGATTTACCACTTGTTCTGAAAAGCAAACTCTTGATTGTGGACCTTGCTGGATCAGAACGAATTGATAAATCTG GAAGTGAAGGGCACATGATTGAAGAAGCCAAGTTCATTAATCTTTCGTTATCTTCTCTGGGAAAGTGCATTAATGCACTAGCAGAAAATAGTTTGCATATACCAACAAGAGATTCAAAGCTTACAAGGATGCTTCGTGATTCATTTGGAG GAACTGCTAGGACCTCCCTTGTTGTGACAATAGGTCCATCTGCAAGGCATTACTCAGAAACTTCAAgcacagttttgtttggccaaaga GCCATGAAAATAGTGAACACAATAAGGTTAAAGGAGGAAGTTGATTATGAAACCCTATATAAGAAGGTTGAAAACGAGGTTGATCGTCTCACATCGGAGATGGAGAGACAGCAAAAGCTCGGACACAGAGAGAAAATGCAGATGGAGAAAAGGTTGAAAGAGTCGGAGACATTCTTGAATGACTTGAAAATGACCTCTAGCATGCAAATCGAG AATctggagaaggaaaagcatcaatTTGAATATGCAATCAAAAGATTGATGCAGGAGCTAGAAGAGAAGGAAGGCAAAAATAACGTTTTATCTGAGAAAATTGTTCATCTAGAAGCATCACTAAACGAAAAGAAG CAACAACAGCTTGAGAGCTTTTCAACGACGCAAACTCTTGCTGAAACAACAAAAGCCCATGAGAAGAAAGTGGGAGAATTACTGAGGCAGCTTGAGGAAGAAAGATCTCGTTCTGCTAGTATGAAGGGCCATTTTAACGTTCTAGAACAGCAACTGAGCGATGCTCAGAGTTCTGCCCAG TTCCAGGAAGATACGGCCCGTGAGTTGAAAAGGGAGCTATCCAAAATCACTAAAACATTTACCAGTCAAGTACACTCACTAGAAGAAAAAATCAGTCAACTCATATCAGAGAAG GAACTGATGTATAAAGAATTGAAATCTACACAAGCAAAGGTGCAAGATGAAGCAAGGCATAGGCAGAGCCTTGAGGCTGAAGTTCTAAGGTTGAAACGACCTAAGACTGATAATTGTGCTGAAGAG TCTAAAACATTATGTGGTATGGTTAGAACAGGATCTGGATTAGGTAGTGAGGCATTTATGTCTAAATCAGGAAATTTGAAAGAGACCCTAGCAAGTCAGAGAGGTACCATTTCAAAGATATTTGAAGAAG TTGGTCTTCCAAATGTCCTGGCTCTGCTGAAGTCTGAAGAGCTAGAGGTTCAGATTCATGCTGTCAAAGTGGTTGCTAATCTTGCGGCTGAAG ATATTAATCAGGAAAAAATCGTCGAGGAAGGAGGGCTGGATGCTCTTCTGTCACTTCTTGAAACATCAGAAAATACCACAATTCATCGAGCCACTGCTGGTGCCATTGCTAACTTGGCAATGAATG tgtcaaaccagGCACTTATAATGAACAAAGGAGGAGCTCGACTATTAGCAAATGTTGCATCCAAAACTGATGATCCTCAAACTATGCGGATGGTGGCTGGTGCAATTGCCAACTTATGTGGAAATG aaaagtGGCACGTGATGTTGAAACAAGATGGTGGAATAAAAGCTCTCCTGGGAATGTTTCAAACTGGACATAACGATGTCATAGCTCAGATAGCACGAGGACTAGCGAACTTTGCAAAATGTGAATCCCGAGTAATAAGCCAAG GTCACAAGAAAGGGAGATCCCTTCTCATTGAAGATGGTGTCCTTAGTTGGATCATGGCCAATTCAACCATGTTTCCTCCTTCGACGCGAAGACATATCGAGCTAGCCTTCTGCCATCTAGCTCAAAATG TGGAAAACTCCCGTGATATCATCATAACTGGAGGGATTAAGGAGCTCCTTCGCATATCAAGAGAGTCTCCAAGAGAGGACGCCCGTAACCTGGCGAAAAAAGCACTAAATTCAAACCCAGCTTTCTTAAAGGAGATACAATGA
- the LOC123449473 gene encoding kinesin-like protein KIN-UA isoform X2, whose product MCRVRVALRIRPKNAGELAQGADFDTCVELQPECKKLKLKKNNWASESYQFDEIFGENSSQKRIYEVVAKPVVESVLEGYNGTVMAYGQTGTGKTYTVGQLGKDDPSERGIMVRALEHIFSSMSLETDSVAVSYLQLYLESVQDLLAPEKTNIPIVEDPKTGEVSLPGAAIVEIKDLEHVFQLLQIGETNRRAANTKMNTESSRSHAILIIHLHRSLKIKEENTASIPSDAQYTLPGDLPLVLKSKLLIVDLAGSERIDKSGSEGHMIEEAKFINLSLSSLGKCINALAENSLHIPTRDSKLTRMLRDSFGGTARTSLVVTIGPSARHYSETSSTVLFGQRAMKIVNTIRLKEEVDYETLYKKVENEVDRLTSEMERQQKLGHREKMQMEKRLKESETFLNDLKMTSSMQIENLEKEKHQFEYAIKRLMQELEEKEGKNNVLSEKIVHLEASLNEKKQQQLESFSTTQTLAETTKAHEKKVGELLRQLEEERSRSASMKGHFNVLEQQLSDAQSSAQFQEDTARELKRELSKITKTFTSQVHSLEEKISQLISEKELMYKELKSTQAKVQDEARHRQSLEAEVLRLKRPKTDNCAEESKTLCGMVRTGSGLGSEAFMSKSGNLKETLASQRGTISKIFEEVGLPNVLALLKSEELEVQIHAVKVVANLAAEDINQEKIVEEGGLDALLSLLETSENTTIHRATAGAIANLAMNVSNQALIMNKGGARLLANVASKTDDPQTMRMVAGAIANLCGNEKWHVMLKQDGGIKALLGMFQTGHNDVIAQIARGLANFAKCESRVISQGHKKGRSLLIEDGVLSWIMANSTMFPPSTRRHIELAFCHLAQNVENSRDIIITGGIKELLRISRESPREDARNLAKKALNSNPAFLKEIQ is encoded by the exons ATGTGCAGAGTGAGAGTTGCTCTAAGGATCCGGCCGAAGAACGCTGGTGAATTAGCTCAGGGTGCCGACTTCGATACTTGTGTTGAGTTGCAGCCCGAG TGTAAGAAGCTGAAGCTTAAGAAAAATAATTGGGCTTCTGAATCCTATCAATTTGATGAGATCTTTGGTGAAAATTCTTCACAAAAACGTATATATGAGGTCGTCGCAAAGCCTGTAGTCGAG agtgtattAGAAGGATATAATGGGACAGTGATGGCTTACGGTCAAACAGGTACTGGCAAGACATACACGGTTGGTCAGCTTGGAAAAGACGACCCTTCTGAACGTGGTATAATGGTCAGAGCGTTGGAGCATATTTTTTCTAGCATGTCTTTGGAGACGGATAGTGTGGCTGTATCATATCTCCAG CTATACTTGGAATCTGTTCAAGATTTACTGGCCCCAGAGAAGACTAATATTCCAATAGTAGAGGATCCAAAAACTGGGGAAGTTTCATTGCCAGGTGCTGCGATAGTTGAAATCAAAGATCTTGAACATGTTTTTCAACTTCTGCAAATTGGTGAGACGAATCGTCGTGCTGCGAATACGAAGATGAACACCGAGTCATCTCGCAGTCACGCTATTCTAATT ATTCATCTACATagaagtttaaaaataaaagaagaaaatacTGCCTCTATCCCTAGTGACGCACAATATACTCTTCCGGGTGATTTACCACTTGTTCTGAAAAGCAAACTCTTGATTGTGGACCTTGCTGGATCAGAACGAATTGATAAATCTG GAAGTGAAGGGCACATGATTGAAGAAGCCAAGTTCATTAATCTTTCGTTATCTTCTCTGGGAAAGTGCATTAATGCACTAGCAGAAAATAGTTTGCATATACCAACAAGAGATTCAAAGCTTACAAGGATGCTTCGTGATTCATTTGGAG GAACTGCTAGGACCTCCCTTGTTGTGACAATAGGTCCATCTGCAAGGCATTACTCAGAAACTTCAAgcacagttttgtttggccaaaga GCCATGAAAATAGTGAACACAATAAGGTTAAAGGAGGAAGTTGATTATGAAACCCTATATAAGAAGGTTGAAAACGAGGTTGATCGTCTCACATCGGAGATGGAGAGACAGCAAAAGCTCGGACACAGAGAGAAAATGCAGATGGAGAAAAGGTTGAAAGAGTCGGAGACATTCTTGAATGACTTGAAAATGACCTCTAGCATGCAAATCGAG AATctggagaaggaaaagcatcaatTTGAATATGCAATCAAAAGATTGATGCAGGAGCTAGAAGAGAAGGAAGGCAAAAATAACGTTTTATCTGAGAAAATTGTTCATCTAGAAGCATCACTAAACGAAAAGAAG CAACAACAGCTTGAGAGCTTTTCAACGACGCAAACTCTTGCTGAAACAACAAAAGCCCATGAGAAGAAAGTGGGAGAATTACTGAGGCAGCTTGAGGAAGAAAGATCTCGTTCTGCTAGTATGAAGGGCCATTTTAACGTTCTAGAACAGCAACTGAGCGATGCTCAGAGTTCTGCCCAG TTCCAGGAAGATACGGCCCGTGAGTTGAAAAGGGAGCTATCCAAAATCACTAAAACATTTACCAGTCAAGTACACTCACTAGAAGAAAAAATCAGTCAACTCATATCAGAGAAG GAACTGATGTATAAAGAATTGAAATCTACACAAGCAAAGGTGCAAGATGAAGCAAGGCATAGGCAGAGCCTTGAGGCTGAAGTTCTAAGGTTGAAACGACCTAAGACTGATAATTGTGCTGAAGAG TCTAAAACATTATGTGGTATGGTTAGAACAGGATCTGGATTAGGTAGTGAGGCATTTATGTCTAAATCAGGAAATTTGAAAGAGACCCTAGCAAGTCAGAGAGGTACCATTTCAAAGATATTTGAAGAAG TTGGTCTTCCAAATGTCCTGGCTCTGCTGAAGTCTGAAGAGCTAGAGGTTCAGATTCATGCTGTCAAAGTGGTTGCTAATCTTGCGGCTGAAG ATATTAATCAGGAAAAAATCGTCGAGGAAGGAGGGCTGGATGCTCTTCTGTCACTTCTTGAAACATCAGAAAATACCACAATTCATCGAGCCACTGCTGGTGCCATTGCTAACTTGGCAATGAATG tgtcaaaccagGCACTTATAATGAACAAAGGAGGAGCTCGACTATTAGCAAATGTTGCATCCAAAACTGATGATCCTCAAACTATGCGGATGGTGGCTGGTGCAATTGCCAACTTATGTGGAAATG aaaagtGGCACGTGATGTTGAAACAAGATGGTGGAATAAAAGCTCTCCTGGGAATGTTTCAAACTGGACATAACGATGTCATAGCTCAGATAGCACGAGGACTAGCGAACTTTGCAAAATGTGAATCCCGAGTAATAAGCCAAG GTCACAAGAAAGGGAGATCCCTTCTCATTGAAGATGGTGTCCTTAGTTGGATCATGGCCAATTCAACCATGTTTCCTCCTTCGACGCGAAGACATATCGAGCTAGCCTTCTGCCATCTAGCTCAAAATG TGGAAAACTCCCGTGATATCATCATAACTGGAGGGATTAAGGAGCTCCTTCGCATATCAAGAGAGTCTCCAAGAGAGGACGCCCGTAACCTGGCGAAAAAAGCACTAAATTCAAACCCAGCTTTCTTAAAGGAGATACAATGA